Proteins encoded by one window of Blautia argi:
- a CDS encoding NAD(P)/FAD-dependent oxidoreductase, giving the protein MEYVILGAGAAGITAARTIRKADSQGKITMISTDTQVHSRCMLHKFLSHERSAEGISFVDPDFFEKNNIEWKAGVTVTKLDTAAKRVVTDKGEEISYDRLLIATGAESFIPPVGNLREAKNVFGLRHLRDAQAIDALAEKAEHIAIIGSGLVGLDAAYGLMETGKKVSIIEMADQILPIQLDKTGAFEYQKRFEKAGATFYLGRKAADTIMNEAGEITCLVLDNGTEITCDLVIVAAGVRSAVAGMDGEGIIIDRGMQVNEYLETGAEDVYAAGDVTGLSGIWPNAQKQGETAALNMCGSKVAYTDRYAMKNTINFFGLVSMCVGIIVPQEGDTVLVREGASSYKRVILRDGKVAGVLLQGDISHGGIWQYLIKNEIPVDKIEKDIFALNFSDFYGIKENGEYVWNTAKL; this is encoded by the coding sequence ATGGAATATGTGATTTTAGGAGCCGGAGCAGCAGGCATCACTGCGGCGAGGACTATCAGAAAAGCAGATTCTCAGGGGAAGATTACCATGATTTCTACGGATACACAGGTACATTCTCGTTGTATGCTGCACAAATTTTTAAGCCATGAAAGAAGCGCAGAGGGCATCAGCTTTGTAGACCCGGATTTCTTTGAGAAAAACAACATTGAATGGAAAGCCGGAGTTACGGTAACAAAGCTGGATACAGCTGCAAAAAGGGTTGTGACAGACAAGGGAGAGGAAATCTCTTATGACAGACTTCTTATTGCCACAGGTGCGGAAAGCTTTATTCCGCCGGTAGGAAATTTAAGAGAAGCCAAGAATGTGTTCGGTCTGCGTCACTTAAGAGATGCCCAGGCTATTGATGCTCTGGCGGAAAAAGCAGAGCATATTGCCATTATCGGTTCAGGTCTGGTGGGGCTTGACGCAGCCTACGGACTTATGGAAACAGGAAAAAAGGTATCCATTATTGAAATGGCAGATCAGATTCTTCCCATTCAGTTGGATAAAACAGGAGCCTTTGAATACCAGAAGCGCTTTGAAAAAGCAGGGGCAACCTTTTATTTGGGAAGAAAGGCTGCAGATACCATTATGAATGAAGCGGGGGAAATTACCTGTCTGGTATTGGACAATGGAACAGAAATTACCTGTGATTTGGTGATTGTGGCAGCAGGTGTACGTTCTGCAGTGGCAGGTATGGACGGAGAGGGAATTATCATTGACCGGGGTATGCAGGTCAATGAGTATCTGGAAACAGGTGCAGAAGATGTTTACGCAGCAGGCGATGTAACAGGTCTTTCCGGAATCTGGCCAAATGCCCAGAAGCAGGGAGAAACAGCAGCCCTGAACATGTGCGGAAGTAAAGTAGCTTATACAGACCGGTATGCAATGAAAAATACTATTAATTTTTTTGGGCTGGTTTCCATGTGTGTGGGAATTATTGTGCCGCAGGAAGGGGATACTGTTCTGGTAAGAGAAGGTGCAAGCAGCTATAAGCGTGTGATTTTAAGGGACGGCAAGGTTGCAGGTGTACTTTTACAGGGAGATATTTCCCACGGCGGAATCTGGCAGTATTTAATTAAAAATGAGATTCCTGTAGACAAAATAGAAAAAGATATTTTTGCTCTGAATTTCAGTGATTTTTACGGGATCAAAGAAAACGGCGAGTATGTGTGGAACACTGCAAAGTTGTAG
- a CDS encoding 4Fe-4S dicluster domain-containing protein, with amino-acid sequence MKRIMIDAAKCDGCKSCSIACMQAHRKDEGSVYTLDLTDIANESRNYIYKNPDGSYTPVFCRHCDQPECVMSCMSGALTKDEKTGHVQYDEKKCGSCFMCVMNCPYGVLKPDDSTNMKVIKCDFCIEKGEEPSCVKACPKQAIWVEEV; translated from the coding sequence ATGAAAAGAATAATGATAGATGCTGCCAAATGCGATGGCTGCAAAAGCTGCTCCATTGCATGTATGCAGGCACACAGAAAAGACGAAGGCAGTGTGTATACCTTGGATTTGACAGACATTGCCAATGAATCCCGCAACTATATCTACAAGAATCCGGACGGAAGCTATACGCCTGTCTTCTGCAGACACTGTGACCAGCCGGAATGCGTGATGTCCTGTATGAGCGGCGCGCTTACCAAGGACGAAAAAACAGGACATGTACAGTATGATGAGAAAAAATGCGGTTCCTGCTTTATGTGTGTTATGAATTGTCCTTACGGGGTGTTAAAACCGGACGACAGCACAAATATGAAGGTTATCAAATGCGATTTCTGCATAGAAAAGGGCGAAGAGCCAAGTTGTGTCAAGGCCTGTCCAAAGCAGGCAATCTGGGTAGAGGAGGTGTAG